Proteins encoded by one window of Methanothermobacter sp. K4:
- a CDS encoding glycosyltransferase — MKALFTVTGRGMGGDAITALNIASALEKRGFECEFALDHSAPGILLKKRGIGWHRVRIPQAGGHAASRLKLLKAAFRTLRAVYETARLIRKIKPDVVVGVIGGGAVVGCLAAKITGVPAVGVLITPTDARVCTRLNRNVALPESSLFGKDVEGVESVYSPISPDITLGDPERAIRRLPPEFDPEKPTIVFSSGSSLFRMMAEAAVKMAESDVSANITVVGHPLREEYGRMVDRDGIINLGYIDWVSDLYSLADLAVLSDDGVMVHEAIAMRVPVVALRGVKYGRYHNMGAVFRGAVLETGLDGIEEAILRAFEASDDMRRAAEAYSGDVIGAADRIAGIIEEEAGKSVP; from the coding sequence ATGAAGGCACTTTTCACTGTAACAGGTCGGGGAATGGGTGGAGACGCGATAACAGCGCTAAACATAGCCAGTGCACTTGAGAAGAGAGGATTTGAATGTGAATTTGCACTTGATCACAGCGCACCGGGGATACTCCTCAAGAAGAGGGGTATTGGTTGGCACAGGGTCAGGATACCCCAGGCGGGGGGTCACGCAGCAAGCAGACTGAAACTATTGAAGGCTGCTTTCAGGACCCTGAGGGCGGTTTATGAGACCGCGAGGCTTATAAGGAAGATCAAACCCGATGTGGTTGTTGGTGTGATAGGCGGTGGCGCGGTGGTGGGCTGTCTTGCCGCAAAAATTACCGGAGTGCCTGCTGTGGGTGTTCTTATAACCCCAACCGATGCACGGGTCTGCACCCGCCTCAACAGGAACGTGGCGCTTCCAGAGTCCAGCCTATTTGGAAAGGACGTTGAGGGAGTTGAGAGTGTTTATTCACCCATCAGTCCGGATATAACACTGGGGGATCCTGAAAGGGCCATTAGAAGGTTGCCCCCTGAATTTGACCCTGAGAAACCGACCATTGTTTTCTCCTCAGGTTCGTCCCTTTTCAGGATGATGGCTGAGGCCGCGGTTAAAATGGCAGAATCAGATGTCAGTGCAAACATCACAGTTGTGGGGCACCCCCTAAGGGAGGAATACGGGCGGATGGTGGACCGTGATGGGATAATCAACCTGGGCTACATAGACTGGGTCAGTGATCTCTACAGCCTCGCCGACCTTGCGGTGCTCTCTGATGATGGGGTGATGGTCCATGAGGCCATTGCAATGAGGGTGCCGGTGGTGGCCCTGAGGGGTGTCAAGTATGGAAGGTACCATAACATGGGCGCTGTCTTCAGGGGGGCAGTGCTGGAGACCGGCCTTGATGGTATTGAGGAGGCTATTTTAAGGGCATTTGAGGCTTCAGATGATATGAGGAGGGCTGCGGAGGCCTACAGTGGGGATGTGATAGGAGCTGCAGACAGGATAGCTGGAATTATAGAGGAGGAGGCTGGGAAGTCAGTACCTTGA
- a CDS encoding NAD(P)/FAD-dependent oxidoreductase → MKCVVIGGGPAGRAAAMELAALENDVTIIERKFIGGTCLNEGCMVVCGLNDVARFLDEARQLRDLGVVDLEYSTDYRRIAAGVRETLSRIRHVTERETLDAGVEIIYADAEVSDGIVTAGDDELQYDRLIIATGARPSIPPIEGAEKAITYRNILDLDRIPEKLVIIGGGVIAAEFAGIFSSLGSDVTVVSRSEFLGKLDPLIRDYIMRKLLKDVRILENTHTTTIDEDGAETSAGRIEGLTLLATGQRPNSEFLDGFVELRENGAVKVNERMETSRKHVYAAGDVTGGHGTTPVARMEGVVAGLNAAGVERRIDYRYLPYAISLGYDVGFIETGDTEGREAVIPGLAGPGSFWSVPDGKTGLNKVRIHDDGTAAAVYSVAPGARLIVPYLSLLMRMGVSMYEFEDFVETHPSTDGVYKLMRFLSRY, encoded by the coding sequence ATGAAGTGTGTTGTGATAGGGGGAGGTCCCGCAGGAAGGGCTGCGGCCATGGAACTTGCAGCCCTCGAAAATGATGTTACAATCATTGAAAGGAAATTCATTGGGGGAACATGCCTTAATGAGGGATGTATGGTTGTATGTGGTCTGAACGACGTTGCCAGGTTCCTGGATGAAGCCCGCCAGCTCAGGGATCTCGGTGTCGTTGACCTTGAATACTCCACAGACTACAGGAGAATAGCGGCTGGTGTTAGGGAAACACTCAGCAGGATAAGGCATGTTACAGAAAGGGAGACACTTGATGCAGGTGTTGAGATAATATACGCCGACGCAGAGGTCTCAGATGGTATAGTAACCGCAGGGGATGATGAACTCCAGTATGACAGACTCATAATAGCAACAGGGGCCAGGCCCAGCATCCCACCCATTGAGGGGGCTGAGAAAGCCATAACCTACAGGAACATCCTAGATCTTGACAGAATCCCTGAAAAACTAGTGATAATAGGTGGGGGTGTAATTGCAGCTGAATTTGCAGGTATATTCTCCTCCCTTGGATCAGATGTGACCGTGGTATCAAGAAGCGAGTTTCTGGGCAAACTTGACCCCCTCATCAGGGATTACATTATGAGAAAGCTTCTGAAGGACGTCAGAATCCTTGAGAACACACACACCACCACAATAGATGAGGATGGTGCCGAAACATCAGCCGGCCGCATTGAAGGCCTCACACTCCTTGCAACAGGTCAGAGACCAAACTCAGAGTTCCTTGATGGGTTCGTTGAACTCAGAGAAAACGGTGCGGTTAAGGTTAATGAACGTATGGAGACCTCAAGAAAACACGTCTACGCGGCAGGCGACGTTACAGGTGGTCATGGGACAACACCCGTTGCAAGGATGGAAGGTGTGGTGGCCGGGCTCAATGCAGCGGGTGTTGAGAGGCGAATTGACTACCGGTACCTTCCCTATGCAATATCACTGGGGTACGATGTTGGCTTCATAGAAACAGGAGATACTGAGGGCAGGGAAGCTGTTATACCAGGTCTTGCAGGTCCAGGTTCATTCTGGAGTGTTCCCGATGGAAAAACAGGTTTAAACAAGGTTAGAATCCATGATGATGGCACTGCAGCTGCAGTATACTCTGTTGCACCGGGTGCCAGGTTGATAGTGCCCTACCTTTCACTGCTCATGCGAATGGGTGTTTCAATGTATGAATTTGAGGACTTCGTGGAGACACACCCCTCAACGGATGGTGTATACAAGCTCATGAGGTTCCTCTCAAGGTACTGA
- a CDS encoding mRNA surveillance protein pelota: MRIVHEDEKNGVIEVVPETLDDLWHLSHIIEEGDLLSARTTRRIQDTSGEKIRSDRGVKKTFYLGIRIETVSFHIYTGKLRATGVIERGPEDLVPLGSHHTLEVKLNTPLRIKKDSWSRWTLKRLQEAVEASKHIRALIVVIEDDVADIGVIRQYGVEYHGPITGHIPGKRMQQRDRGKLRLEFYEMIVDALKKYGELETIIIAGPGFYKSDFHEYLLEKHPEIGRKAVVENTGTGGRSGIYEVLRKGTVERVSSENRVAAEVRNVNEVLERLARDPETVVYGREEVLDAINMGAVERLLVLDRVVSREDIEGYLDIVESMGGSVVLISSEHEGGKQLESLGGLAGILRFRIS, translated from the coding sequence ATGAGGATAGTACATGAGGATGAGAAAAACGGCGTCATAGAAGTTGTACCCGAAACCCTTGACGACCTCTGGCACCTCTCCCATATAATTGAGGAGGGGGACCTCCTTTCTGCAAGGACAACAAGGAGGATACAGGATACCAGTGGAGAAAAGATAAGAAGCGACAGGGGAGTTAAGAAAACCTTCTATCTTGGTATAAGGATTGAAACTGTCAGTTTCCACATCTACACAGGAAAACTCAGAGCAACAGGGGTTATAGAGCGGGGCCCTGAGGACCTGGTCCCCCTCGGGTCGCACCACACCCTTGAGGTTAAACTCAACACCCCCCTCAGGATCAAAAAGGATTCCTGGAGCAGATGGACACTTAAGAGGCTTCAGGAGGCGGTGGAGGCATCAAAGCATATCAGGGCACTGATAGTTGTGATCGAGGATGATGTGGCAGACATTGGAGTCATAAGACAGTATGGTGTGGAGTACCATGGCCCCATCACAGGCCACATCCCTGGTAAGAGGATGCAGCAGAGGGACCGGGGTAAACTGCGCCTTGAATTCTATGAAATGATAGTGGACGCCCTCAAAAAATACGGTGAACTTGAGACAATCATAATTGCAGGGCCGGGCTTCTACAAGTCAGATTTCCATGAATACCTGCTGGAGAAACACCCTGAAATTGGAAGGAAGGCGGTGGTTGAGAATACAGGGACCGGTGGAAGGTCAGGAATATATGAGGTTCTGAGGAAGGGAACCGTGGAGAGGGTTTCATCAGAGAACAGGGTGGCAGCAGAGGTAAGGAATGTGAATGAGGTCCTTGAGAGGCTGGCGAGGGACCCTGAAACGGTGGTCTACGGCAGGGAGGAAGTGCTGGATGCCATCAATATGGGGGCTGTTGAGAGGCTGCTGGTCCTTGACAGGGTTGTAAGCAGGGAGGATATTGAGGGATACCTTGATATTGTTGAGAGCATGGGGGGTTCTGTTGTGCTTATAAGCAGTGAACACGAGGGTGGCAAACAGCTGGAATCCCTCGGCGGACTTGCAGGCATCTTGAGGTTCAGGATTTCATGA
- a CDS encoding radical SAM protein gives MFRILQDKCTGCGRCRMLQCSEKCSGCGACQLVCPQGALVPGRGDDTEYRVTVNSEDVRATGTVGDALEAAGIRVSDIPCEGELFSPCGTGGCWACAVSANGRTVQSCVTPLEEGMVIETIPEPPLRYVSNFGPHTAGGVGTPFSEKGDGPVEVVCFAHGCNLRCPQCQNSQVAFTRGVTLLDPEETAMILLGVESVYRTGTVTFSGGECTLNRSWLSGSLRRIRELDGGINIHVDTNGTVLTPGYIDELVEAGMNRIGIDLKGRRLQTFMEITGLTDSEKARVYLENSWNAFRYIYEEHNGVFMGLGIPYNRALISTEEIAEMASEIASVSADVQVTLLDYRPEFRLKNIQRPSVPEMLEVRDLMLDEGLRRVIVQTSSGFIG, from the coding sequence ATGTTCAGGATTCTCCAGGATAAATGCACCGGCTGCGGAAGATGCAGGATGCTCCAGTGCAGCGAAAAGTGTTCAGGTTGTGGGGCCTGCCAGCTGGTATGCCCTCAGGGCGCACTTGTTCCAGGCAGAGGGGATGATACAGAGTACAGGGTGACAGTAAACAGTGAAGATGTCAGGGCCACTGGCACAGTGGGGGACGCCCTTGAGGCTGCAGGTATCAGGGTAAGTGATATCCCCTGCGAGGGTGAGTTATTCTCACCATGCGGTACAGGCGGATGCTGGGCATGCGCTGTATCAGCAAATGGCAGGACGGTGCAGTCCTGTGTAACACCCCTTGAGGAGGGAATGGTCATAGAGACCATACCCGAACCACCACTCAGATATGTGAGCAATTTCGGCCCCCACACGGCGGGGGGAGTTGGGACACCCTTCAGTGAAAAGGGGGATGGCCCGGTTGAGGTGGTATGCTTCGCCCATGGATGCAACCTTAGGTGTCCACAGTGCCAGAACAGCCAGGTGGCGTTCACCCGCGGGGTTACATTGCTTGACCCTGAAGAAACAGCAATGATACTGCTTGGCGTTGAATCCGTTTACAGGACCGGTACTGTAACATTTTCTGGTGGTGAATGCACACTTAACAGGTCATGGCTCTCTGGTTCACTCAGGAGGATAAGGGAACTTGATGGGGGAATCAACATTCACGTGGATACAAATGGCACCGTACTCACACCAGGATACATTGACGAACTTGTTGAGGCAGGCATGAACAGGATAGGAATTGACCTCAAGGGGAGGAGGCTACAGACATTCATGGAAATAACAGGGCTCACTGATTCTGAAAAAGCCAGAGTATACCTTGAAAACTCCTGGAATGCATTCAGGTACATATATGAGGAGCATAATGGGGTATTCATGGGCCTTGGGATCCCATACAACAGGGCACTCATATCCACTGAGGAGATTGCTGAAATGGCGTCTGAGATAGCCTCTGTCAGTGCAGACGTCCAGGTGACTCTTCTTGACTACCGGCCTGAGTTCAGACTTAAAAATATACAGAGGCCATCGGTTCCTGAAATGCTTGAGGTGCGTGATCTGATGCTTGATGAGGGCCTCAGAAGGGTCATTGTTCAGACATCCTCGGGGTTCATAGGATGA
- a CDS encoding CDC48 family AAA ATPase: MAEKEIKLKVAEALAQQDVGRGIARVDPACMEKLGLSDGDIIEIEGKKLTAATVISSQSDIGLGIIRIDGYLRKNAGASIGEEVTVRRAEVKDAQKVVLAPVDQEVIIRGDIRSAFLNRVLVKGDIIVSGIRQQISGGGLFDEFFRDFMDLSPLGEIKLAVVSTSPAGVVRVTPTTQVEMQSKPVDVSKLEGVKNLVDVTYEDIGGLKEEVKKVREMIEIPLKRPELFERLGITPPKGVLMHGPPGTGKTLLAKAVANESDAHFIAINGPEIMSKYVGGSEERLREFFEEAEENAPSIIFIDEIDAIAPKREDVSGEVERRIVAQLLTLMDGLKTRGQVVVIGATNRPDALDPALRRPGRFDREIEIGVPDREERKEILQIHTRGMPLAEDVDLDELAEITHGFVGADLESLCKESAMRVLRRVLPEIKADEEIPKEVLKKMIVTRADFKEALKEVQPSALREVLVQVPNVSWEDIGGLEDAKQELREAVEWPLKYPDRFKKFGIKPPKGILLHGSPGTGKTLLAKAVANESQANFIAVKGPELLSKWVGESEKGVREVFRKARQTAPTVIFFDEIDSIASVRSGSTADSGVTQRVVNQLLTEIDGLEELQDVAVIAATNRPDILDPALLRPGRFDRHVKVEDPDREARLAIFKVHTKDMPLADDVDLKKLADKTEGYVGADIEAVCREAAMLTLRENMEAEEVPMKHFLEAMEKIKPKGGVEEQVQYH, from the coding sequence ATGGCAGAAAAAGAAATAAAATTAAAGGTTGCAGAGGCCCTCGCCCAGCAGGACGTTGGCAGGGGAATAGCCCGTGTGGACCCCGCATGCATGGAAAAACTGGGTCTCTCCGATGGTGACATAATCGAAATAGAGGGTAAAAAACTTACCGCTGCAACCGTCATATCATCACAGTCCGACATAGGCCTCGGAATCATAAGGATAGACGGATACCTCCGTAAAAATGCAGGGGCATCCATCGGCGAAGAGGTCACAGTGAGAAGGGCAGAGGTAAAGGACGCCCAGAAGGTCGTACTGGCACCCGTCGACCAGGAAGTGATCATACGTGGAGACATAAGATCAGCATTCCTCAACAGAGTCCTCGTCAAGGGAGACATAATCGTATCAGGGATAAGACAGCAGATATCAGGTGGAGGGCTCTTCGATGAGTTCTTCAGGGACTTCATGGACCTCTCACCCCTGGGAGAAATAAAACTCGCAGTCGTATCAACAAGCCCCGCAGGTGTCGTGAGAGTCACACCCACAACCCAGGTAGAAATGCAGTCAAAACCCGTTGACGTCAGCAAACTTGAGGGCGTGAAGAACCTCGTGGACGTCACATACGAGGACATCGGAGGCCTCAAGGAGGAGGTCAAAAAGGTCAGAGAGATGATAGAGATCCCCCTCAAGAGGCCCGAACTCTTCGAGAGGCTCGGCATAACACCACCAAAGGGTGTCCTCATGCACGGGCCGCCAGGCACAGGTAAGACACTCCTCGCCAAGGCGGTCGCCAACGAAAGCGACGCCCACTTCATAGCCATAAACGGTCCCGAAATAATGAGCAAATACGTTGGAGGATCAGAGGAGAGACTGAGGGAATTCTTCGAGGAAGCAGAGGAAAACGCGCCATCCATCATATTCATAGATGAAATAGATGCAATAGCACCCAAAAGGGAGGACGTAAGTGGCGAGGTTGAAAGGAGAATAGTGGCCCAGCTCCTCACCCTCATGGACGGCCTGAAAACCAGGGGCCAGGTTGTGGTCATAGGTGCAACCAACAGGCCAGACGCCCTCGACCCTGCACTCAGAAGACCCGGAAGATTCGACCGTGAAATCGAAATAGGCGTCCCTGACAGGGAGGAGAGAAAGGAGATACTCCAGATACACACCAGGGGGATGCCACTGGCAGAGGACGTTGACCTGGATGAACTTGCAGAGATAACCCACGGCTTTGTAGGCGCAGACCTGGAATCACTCTGTAAGGAATCCGCCATGAGAGTGCTGAGGAGGGTTCTACCTGAAATAAAGGCCGATGAGGAGATACCCAAAGAGGTCCTCAAGAAGATGATAGTCACAAGGGCAGACTTCAAGGAAGCCCTGAAGGAGGTGCAGCCCTCAGCCCTCAGGGAGGTCCTCGTACAGGTTCCCAACGTATCATGGGAAGATATAGGTGGACTGGAGGACGCCAAACAGGAACTGAGGGAAGCCGTGGAGTGGCCCCTCAAGTACCCTGACAGATTCAAGAAATTCGGCATAAAACCACCTAAGGGCATCCTGCTACATGGATCACCAGGTACAGGTAAGACACTCCTTGCGAAGGCGGTAGCCAACGAGAGCCAGGCAAACTTCATAGCCGTGAAGGGTCCTGAACTCCTCTCAAAATGGGTGGGGGAATCTGAGAAGGGTGTCCGTGAAGTCTTCAGAAAAGCGCGTCAGACAGCGCCAACAGTGATCTTCTTTGATGAGATAGATTCAATAGCTTCAGTGCGAAGTGGAAGCACGGCAGACTCCGGGGTGACCCAGCGTGTTGTGAACCAGCTCCTCACAGAGATCGATGGGCTTGAAGAGCTGCAGGACGTTGCTGTGATAGCTGCAACCAACAGGCCAGACATCCTGGACCCTGCACTACTCCGACCCGGAAGATTCGACAGACATGTCAAGGTCGAGGATCCCGACAGAGAGGCAAGACTCGCCATATTCAAGGTACACACCAAGGATATGCCACTTGCAGATGACGTGGACCTTAAAAAACTCGCCGATAAGACAGAAGGATACGTTGGTGCCGACATTGAAGCCGTCTGCAGAGAGGCCGCCATGCTGACACTCAGAGAGAACATGGAGGCAGAGGAGGTGCCAATGAAACACTTCCTTGAGGCCATGGAAAAGATAAAACCGAAGGGTGGTGTTGAGGAACAGGTTCAGTACCATTAA
- a CDS encoding AarF/ABC1/UbiB kinase family protein, with the protein MNIPPYNKRPDMGRLREIIRVMGKYHFGNILEAIGLKNRLFESLKLYIRSPEEIHEPAPVRLRLVLEELGTTFIKLGQVLSTRADLVGREIADELAKLQDEAPPFPFRDVRRVIESELGMPLEDIFSDFQEEPVASASIGQVHRARLKSGEAVAVKVQRPGIAATVKSDIILMKYLAKLANDRIPGLEYYNLPGIVAEFERAIRKELDYHQEANNAERFRAMFLDDETVYAPYVYREYSTSRVLTMEYVEGVKLTEILESDIKFNARTIAERGARCYFRQIFIHGFFHADPHPGNILVQKGNVLCFLDFGMMGHLDRSFRDKLAELFILLMNYDVNGIVNQLRYMNILTEDTDLEEVKYDIIDLLDRYYGADVKKVGEILTEFTMPEMIMKHRIRIPRDFVLLARVMSMAEDLGERLDPRFNGLEVAWEMTYSLIRKRLNPLRNLDEVPSALIELEHIVNDLPRGMIRALQRLEEGKLKMELEHRNLDEISRRIERSTNRISVAMLVSALIIGSSLVVIPNEALILQKFPFLGLFGFAVSFLIALALIISIIKSRKMT; encoded by the coding sequence ATGAACATACCCCCCTATAATAAGAGGCCAGACATGGGGCGCCTCAGGGAGATAATAAGGGTAATGGGCAAGTACCACTTTGGGAACATACTTGAGGCCATAGGCCTCAAAAACAGGTTATTTGAAAGCCTCAAACTCTACATAAGGAGCCCTGAGGAGATCCATGAGCCGGCCCCCGTACGCCTCAGACTTGTTCTTGAAGAACTGGGGACGACCTTCATCAAGCTGGGCCAGGTGCTGAGCACCAGGGCGGACCTTGTGGGCAGGGAAATAGCAGATGAACTGGCCAAGCTTCAGGACGAGGCGCCTCCATTCCCCTTCAGGGACGTGAGGAGGGTTATCGAATCTGAACTCGGCATGCCCCTGGAGGATATATTTTCTGACTTCCAGGAGGAACCCGTTGCATCGGCATCCATAGGCCAGGTCCACAGGGCGCGGTTGAAAAGCGGCGAGGCTGTTGCAGTTAAGGTGCAGCGCCCGGGTATAGCCGCCACCGTGAAAAGTGATATTATACTCATGAAGTACCTTGCAAAGCTTGCAAATGACCGCATCCCAGGTCTAGAGTACTACAATCTCCCTGGAATAGTGGCGGAGTTTGAAAGGGCCATCAGGAAGGAACTGGACTACCACCAGGAAGCCAACAACGCTGAGAGATTCCGGGCCATGTTCCTTGATGACGAAACCGTTTACGCCCCCTACGTATACCGGGAATACTCCACCAGCAGGGTGCTGACCATGGAGTACGTTGAGGGCGTTAAACTCACAGAAATCCTCGAATCCGACATAAAATTCAATGCGAGGACGATAGCAGAGCGGGGTGCCCGTTGCTATTTCAGGCAGATATTCATACATGGCTTCTTCCACGCCGACCCCCACCCCGGCAATATACTCGTCCAGAAGGGTAACGTGCTGTGCTTCCTGGACTTCGGGATGATGGGTCACCTTGACCGTTCATTCAGGGATAAACTGGCTGAACTCTTCATTCTCCTCATGAACTATGATGTGAACGGTATAGTGAACCAGCTACGGTACATGAATATTCTCACAGAGGATACAGACCTTGAAGAGGTCAAGTACGATATAATAGACCTCCTTGATCGCTACTATGGCGCAGACGTTAAGAAGGTTGGGGAGATCCTCACAGAATTCACAATGCCCGAGATGATAATGAAACACAGGATAAGGATCCCCCGGGACTTCGTGCTCCTTGCAAGGGTCATGAGCATGGCAGAGGATCTTGGTGAGCGCCTGGATCCCAGATTCAACGGACTCGAGGTTGCATGGGAGATGACCTACAGCCTCATAAGAAAACGCCTGAATCCCCTACGGAACCTGGACGAGGTCCCCTCGGCACTCATAGAACTTGAACACATAGTGAACGATCTCCCCCGCGGTATGATAAGGGCGCTTCAGCGACTGGAGGAGGGTAAACTGAAGATGGAACTTGAGCACAGGAACCTCGATGAGATATCAAGGAGAATTGAAAGGTCAACCAACAGGATATCCGTGGCTATGCTGGTCTCAGCACTTATAATAGGCTCATCACTGGTTGTAATCCCAAACGAGGCCCTGATACTCCAGAAGTTTCCCTTCCTGGGGCTTTTCGGTTTTGCTGTGAGCTTCCTCATAGCCCTTGCGCTCATAATTTCAATCATAAAGTCAAGGAAGATGACCTGA
- a CDS encoding prephenate dehydrogenase has product MIVSIIGGTRGLGYWIARFLKKEGLKVIITGRDHDAGMEAASKIGVEYCGDNVQAASRADVVVVSVPIDATADVIREVAPHVRKGGLLMDVTSVKEEPARVMEESIGDGAYHLPAHPMFGPRVSSLEGQVVVLTPTQENPWVDAVIEFLEKHKARVIVTDPATHDRMMSVVQVLTHFAYISIASTLESEGVDIRDSRKFASPIYNLMIDTIARIVAQNPYLAYSIQTHNPHGKDMRDSFLRTASELNEMLSAGRMDEFVSRMGLAAKNIDDVEASLGRSDKAIEALNEELKILKDSVGREVGLRHIYSGKVHVGVLESVTPDYATLREGKRVLSFKISNIMVLSDEELQRWKAENLPTRVYDISAVFPDTVDPQVIEYLTGLLDGVANSEVVDVYTGPQIPSGHVSLTLRIRVFHREDYERVRKILEGMGARIR; this is encoded by the coding sequence ATGATTGTGAGCATCATCGGGGGTACACGTGGACTTGGATACTGGATAGCCCGGTTCCTGAAAAAGGAGGGGTTGAAGGTAATAATCACAGGAAGGGACCATGATGCTGGAATGGAGGCTGCATCAAAGATTGGTGTGGAATACTGTGGTGACAACGTCCAGGCAGCATCCCGTGCAGATGTCGTGGTTGTTTCTGTGCCGATAGATGCAACTGCAGATGTTATAAGGGAGGTCGCCCCCCACGTCAGGAAGGGGGGCCTCCTGATGGACGTCACATCTGTAAAGGAGGAGCCCGCCAGGGTCATGGAGGAGTCCATAGGGGATGGGGCCTATCACCTTCCAGCCCACCCCATGTTTGGACCCAGGGTGTCCTCCCTTGAGGGACAGGTTGTTGTCCTGACACCCACACAGGAAAATCCATGGGTTGATGCAGTCATTGAGTTCCTTGAGAAACACAAGGCCCGTGTTATAGTAACTGACCCTGCGACCCATGACCGTATGATGAGTGTCGTTCAGGTCCTGACACACTTCGCCTACATAAGCATAGCATCCACCCTTGAATCCGAGGGGGTCGATATAAGGGATTCAAGGAAATTTGCAAGCCCCATATACAACCTCATGATAGATACCATTGCAAGGATAGTGGCCCAGAACCCATATCTGGCGTACTCCATCCAGACCCATAACCCCCATGGGAAGGATATGCGTGACAGTTTCCTCAGGACCGCCTCTGAACTCAATGAGATGCTCAGTGCTGGTAGAATGGATGAATTCGTATCAAGGATGGGTCTTGCGGCCAAGAACATCGATGATGTTGAGGCGTCCCTTGGAAGGTCCGATAAGGCAATAGAGGCCCTCAATGAGGAACTTAAAATTCTGAAGGATTCTGTTGGCAGAGAAGTTGGTCTGAGGCACATCTATTCAGGTAAGGTGCATGTTGGTGTGCTTGAGTCGGTCACGCCTGATTATGCGACCCTCAGAGAAGGTAAGAGGGTGCTCAGCTTCAAGATTTCCAATATCATGGTTCTCTCTGATGAGGAACTTCAGAGGTGGAAGGCTGAAAACCTTCCCACACGTGTGTATGATATATCGGCTGTTTTTCCAGATACAGTGGACCCACAGGTTATTGAGTACCTCACAGGGCTTCTTGATGGTGTTGCTAACTCAGAGGTTGTTGATGTTTACACTGGGCCACAGATACCCAGTGGTCATGTGAGTTTAACCCTCAGGATTCGTGTATTCCACCGGGAGGACTATGAGAGGGTCAGGAAAATCCTTGAGGGTATGGGGGCCAGGATAAGGTAG